One genomic window of Ictalurus punctatus breed USDA103 chromosome 23, Coco_2.0, whole genome shotgun sequence includes the following:
- the eif1axb gene encoding eukaryotic translation initiation factor 1A X-linked b, with product MPKNKGKGGKNRRRGKNENESEKRELVFKEDGQEYAQVIKMLGNGRLEAMCFDGVKRLCHIRGKLRKKVWINTSDIILIGLRDYQDTKADVILKYNADEARSLKAYGELPEHAKINETDTFGPGDDDEIQFDDIGDDDEDIDDI from the exons ATGCCCAAAAACAAAG GTAAAGGAGGAAAGAACAGGCGACGTGGTAAGAATGAGAATGAGTCGGAGAAGAGGGAGCTGGTGTTTAAAGAGGATGGACAAG aGTATGCCCAGGTGATAAAGATGCTTGGAAACGGCCGGTTAGAGGCCATGTGTTTCGACGGTGTCAAGCGGCTTTGTCACATCCGAGGAAAACTCCGGAAAAAG gTTTGGATCAACACATCAGATATTATCCTCATAGGCCTGAGGGATTATCAG GACACGAAAGCAGACGTTATTCTGAAGTACAATGCTGACGAGGCTCGGAGTCTGAAGGCGTATGGAGAGCTTCCAGAGCACG CCAAAATTAATGAGACGGACACGTTCGGACCCGGAGACGACGACGAAATTCAGTTCGACGATATTGGCGATGACGATGAGGACATCGACGAT ATCTAA